A genomic window from Streptococcus sanguinis includes:
- a CDS encoding aminoglycoside 3'-phosphotransferase — protein MKAEKISLPLAHYPKQIRTYLEGANFYDSSSHSGASVFYVDTGYYLKIDQKGQLAQEATLAKWFEKQGLGVPVIYYLTADKDYLLTKEAEGKDALAFLQQPEELCQTMAAALKKLHSIQPQHFPIQHRLQLYKGQAEENYRKGCFYQKALLPQFHIQNREEAYQLIQEQGKLLTADTLIHGDACLPNFILKDASTFSCFIDLGLAGLSDRHIDLFWAIWSLTYNLSDPQYAELFLDYYGRKDVDTDKLRLIAAFEAFG, from the coding sequence ATGAAAGCAGAAAAAATATCCCTTCCACTAGCCCATTACCCTAAGCAAATACGAACTTATCTAGAGGGAGCCAACTTTTACGACAGCTCCTCACATTCTGGAGCCAGCGTTTTCTATGTTGATACAGGCTATTATTTGAAAATCGACCAAAAAGGGCAGTTAGCCCAAGAAGCCACACTTGCCAAATGGTTTGAGAAGCAAGGCCTCGGCGTACCTGTCATTTACTATCTGACGGCAGATAAAGATTACCTGCTGACTAAAGAAGCCGAGGGTAAGGACGCCCTAGCCTTTCTCCAACAGCCAGAAGAACTTTGCCAAACAATGGCTGCTGCACTAAAAAAACTTCACAGCATCCAACCCCAGCATTTCCCAATCCAGCATCGCCTCCAACTCTATAAAGGGCAAGCAGAGGAAAATTATCGGAAAGGCTGCTTTTATCAAAAAGCCTTACTGCCTCAATTTCATATCCAAAACCGAGAGGAAGCCTACCAGCTTATCCAAGAACAGGGAAAACTACTGACGGCGGATACCTTGATTCATGGAGATGCCTGCTTGCCTAATTTCATTCTGAAAGACGCTTCAACCTTCTCCTGCTTTATTGACCTTGGCCTCGCCGGCCTTAGCGACCGCCACATTGACCTTTTCTGGGCAATCTGGTCTCTTACTTATAATTTATCTGACCCTCAATACGCAGAGCTCTTTCTTGACTACTATGGCAGGAAGGATGTTGATACAGACAAACTGCGCTTGATAGCTGCATTTGAAGCATTTGGCTAA